The following are encoded in a window of Flavobacteriales bacterium genomic DNA:
- a CDS encoding polysaccharide biosynthesis C-terminal domain-containing protein: protein MRPPKGKFTTDLIWNAGAFGLSALFGVLVNLLIVQAYDAAALGVFNLVYAVHILLSQLAVGGTHLAVQAFVPRELAAGRRADAQVSASLILATATSFAVMGIAWLGQGLPGRWFSSDDVLRAFPLVVPGLLFFSWNKIMLSFHNGARRMRLFAVFQLLRFTLIFAGVLYLAALDAPAWRLPVTLFWTEAILTLVLLPITLRFWRPWNGSGLRLALRENFRFGNRALAGNLLLDVNTRVDVFMLGIFMSDAAVGLYSFAATVAEGVLQLPVLFRNNINPVLTRAWHKGGAALLGKVIRRNRKAFFRLLAPLVLLTIPLFPLALWVLGMREQPMTVWAVYAILALGIALSSGHQAFLMLFGQLGRPGTQTLFITGFFLSNVLLNLALIPLLGIHGAALATALSFLVMALLQRMLATRVLHITDL from the coding sequence ATGCGGCCGCCGAAGGGCAAGTTCACCACGGACCTGATCTGGAATGCCGGGGCCTTCGGCTTGAGCGCCTTGTTCGGCGTGCTGGTCAACCTGCTCATCGTGCAGGCCTACGACGCTGCCGCGCTGGGCGTCTTCAACCTGGTCTATGCGGTCCACATCCTGCTGAGCCAGCTCGCCGTGGGTGGAACGCATCTCGCCGTGCAGGCCTTCGTGCCGCGCGAACTCGCCGCCGGGCGCCGCGCCGATGCCCAGGTGAGCGCCTCGCTGATCCTGGCCACCGCCACCTCATTCGCCGTGATGGGCATCGCCTGGCTCGGACAAGGACTTCCAGGCCGGTGGTTCAGCAGCGATGATGTGCTGCGCGCCTTCCCCTTGGTGGTGCCCGGCCTGCTCTTCTTCTCCTGGAACAAGATCATGCTGAGCTTCCACAATGGCGCCCGCCGCATGCGGCTGTTCGCGGTGTTCCAGCTGCTCCGCTTCACCTTGATCTTCGCCGGTGTGCTCTATCTCGCGGCGCTCGACGCACCGGCGTGGCGGCTGCCGGTGACGCTCTTCTGGACGGAGGCGATCCTGACGCTGGTGCTGCTGCCCATCACCCTGCGTTTCTGGCGCCCTTGGAACGGCAGCGGTCTGCGCCTGGCGCTGCGCGAGAACTTCCGCTTCGGCAACCGGGCACTCGCCGGCAACCTCCTGCTGGACGTCAACACCCGGGTGGACGTCTTCATGCTCGGTATCTTCATGAGCGATGCCGCCGTGGGCCTGTACAGCTTCGCCGCCACCGTGGCCGAGGGCGTGTTGCAACTGCCGGTGCTCTTCCGCAACAACATCAACCCCGTGCTCACGCGTGCCTGGCATAAGGGCGGCGCGGCCTTGCTGGGCAAGGTGATACGCCGCAACCGCAAGGCCTTCTTCCGCCTGCTCGCGCCGCTGGTGCTGCTGACCATACCGCTCTTCCCGCTCGCCCTGTGGGTGCTGGGCATGCGGGAGCAGCCCATGACCGTCTGGGCCGTGTACGCCATCCTCGCGCTGGGCATCGCGCTCAGCAGCGGCCACCAGGCCTTCCTCATGCTTTTCGGGCAATTGGGGAGGCCCGGCACCCAAACGCTCTTCATCACGGGCTTCTTCCTGAGCAACGTGTTGCTGAACCTGGCATTGATCCCCCTGCTCGGCATCCATGGCGCCGCGCTGGCCACGGCCCTCTCCTTCCTGGTGATGGCGCTGCTGCAACGCATGCTCGCCACACGCGTGCTCCACATCACCGATCTGTAA
- a CDS encoding glycosyltransferase family 2 protein, translated as MLKGKTVAVVVPCYNEESQIGFVIDTMPDFVDRIVVVNDCSPDRTAEVVKELIAKDRVKGAGKRIPPHKVVRTRWNEAELVMEEESAREMAKYVPSEVINDEPETDRVILINNLRNGGVGAGIARGYKWCQDHAIDCTAVMAGDGQMDPGELESICLPVIDEGIDYVKGNRLIHRSAWLVIPRVRFFGNSILSILTKLASGYWRVSDTQTGYTAIGLRAMQAIKLHKIYRSYGMPNDMLVKLNIAQCTLREVEIKPIYRVGEQSKMKVMKVIPRVSRLLIKSFFIRLWRKYLFKDFHPLFIFYNYAFLALLISLPYAWKIGKAFATGTVLNTEPLIAFLFLATSGFQALIFAMWMDMQDNERLYK; from the coding sequence ATGCTGAAAGGCAAGACCGTCGCCGTCGTCGTTCCCTGCTACAACGAGGAGAGCCAGATCGGCTTCGTCATCGACACCATGCCCGATTTCGTGGACCGCATCGTGGTGGTGAACGACTGCAGCCCCGACCGTACGGCTGAAGTGGTGAAGGAGCTGATCGCGAAGGACCGCGTGAAGGGAGCCGGCAAGCGGATCCCCCCGCACAAGGTGGTGCGCACGCGCTGGAACGAGGCTGAACTGGTGATGGAGGAAGAAAGTGCCCGCGAGATGGCGAAGTACGTGCCCAGTGAAGTGATCAATGACGAGCCCGAGACCGACCGCGTCATCCTCATCAACAACCTGCGGAACGGCGGCGTGGGTGCCGGCATCGCGCGCGGCTACAAGTGGTGCCAGGACCACGCCATCGACTGCACCGCCGTGATGGCCGGCGACGGGCAGATGGACCCCGGCGAGTTGGAAAGCATCTGCCTGCCGGTGATCGACGAGGGCATCGACTACGTGAAGGGCAACCGCCTGATACACCGCAGCGCCTGGCTGGTGATCCCCCGCGTGCGCTTCTTCGGCAACAGCATCCTAAGCATCCTCACCAAGTTGGCCAGCGGCTACTGGCGCGTGAGCGATACCCAGACCGGCTACACCGCCATCGGGCTGCGCGCCATGCAGGCCATCAAATTGCACAAGATCTACCGCAGCTACGGCATGCCCAACGACATGCTGGTGAAGCTCAACATCGCCCAATGCACCCTGCGCGAGGTGGAGATCAAGCCCATCTACCGCGTGGGCGAGCAGAGCAAGATGAAGGTGATGAAGGTGATCCCCCGCGTGAGCCGCCTGCTCATCAAGAGCTTCTTCATCCGCCTGTGGCGCAAGTACCTCTTCAAGGACTTCCACCCGCTCTTCATCTTCTACAACTACGCCTTCCTGGCGCTGCTCATCAGCCTGCCCTACGCGTGGAAGATCGGCAAGGCCTTCGCCACCGGCACCGTGCTGAACACCGAGCCGCTGATCGCCTTCCTCTTCCTGGCCACCAGCGGCTTCCAGGCGCTGATCTTCGCCATGTGGATGGACATGCAGGACAACGAACGGCTATACAAGTGA
- a CDS encoding glycosyltransferase, with translation MESDTKPMIDRLRRVLWIAVLTAMPLWPDALPALVAALLLAMAPWEKPRGTWSWPSWRGALPWLAVYYLWHVAGMLWSEDHAHGLFDLEVKALMLLVPLIFAWGSGAWQRHTVFAGRVFVHTVAITFLALLLRSSWLFITELRLRDEGIYLEGLPYTNIFFTSYYSPWLHPSYLAMYGVFALALLTWTDREGTWPKPLRWLERYLWPAMLVLGVVLTASKTGWSALLLLLLHVLIARRKDHRLRRAALGIALGAAIVLGSLIASFSTVRGKITETWAALRQTDPDADDSSSARRLVWRAGASLVAEHPWCGTGTGDVKNELVRLYAERGYRHPLEKRLNAHSQFLQTAVALGLPAALWSLSLLLVPLYHARRDGRHIAVFLLLLAALNWSVESMLEVQAGVVFFTLFAALFASPSSQRSGPLRIILLTQYFPPETGAPQNRLLAMAKGLRDRGAEITVLTAMPNYPDMRVHQGYRGRFTLREHIDGLDVRRVWLFVSRGRGLFARLLNYFSFVGTSIVYGLLKLRRADILLVESPPLFLGIAAICLARVKGARLVFNVSDLWPESAVKLGLVKNRLAIAVSTWLEMRCYRAAALITGQTQGIVADIQRRCPGKDVLWIPNGVDLDQIEGVDPAGARERHGIASDAYVVAYTGIIGHAQGLEVVLRAAERLRDAPRVQFLLVGDGPERVSLSRLAGSMGLDNVRFIAPLPRTDALTLVAASDAAVIPLRKEKLFEGAIPSKIFEALALGKPILLGVEGEAKDLFIDQGHGGLAFVPEDDAALADAVRRLLEEPTLGARLGSQGASFVRERFDRSRITDILWERVRVMPR, from the coding sequence ATGGAGTCTGACACCAAGCCGATGATCGACCGCTTGCGACGCGTCCTGTGGATCGCCGTGCTGACCGCGATGCCGTTGTGGCCCGATGCGCTGCCGGCACTGGTCGCAGCGCTCTTGCTGGCCATGGCGCCCTGGGAGAAGCCACGCGGGACCTGGTCATGGCCCTCCTGGCGCGGAGCGCTGCCCTGGCTCGCGGTCTACTACCTGTGGCATGTGGCGGGCATGCTGTGGAGCGAGGACCATGCGCATGGACTTTTCGATCTGGAGGTGAAGGCGCTGATGCTGCTTGTGCCGCTGATCTTCGCCTGGGGATCCGGTGCATGGCAGCGCCACACGGTCTTCGCCGGACGCGTGTTCGTGCATACGGTCGCGATCACTTTCCTCGCCTTGTTGCTGCGTTCCTCGTGGCTCTTCATCACCGAATTGCGACTGCGGGACGAAGGCATCTACCTCGAAGGACTTCCCTACACGAACATCTTCTTCACCAGCTACTACTCGCCCTGGCTCCATCCCAGTTATCTGGCCATGTACGGTGTATTCGCCCTGGCGCTGCTGACGTGGACGGATCGCGAAGGAACCTGGCCCAAGCCCCTGCGTTGGCTTGAGCGGTACTTGTGGCCGGCGATGCTCGTGCTGGGCGTGGTCCTCACCGCGAGCAAGACCGGTTGGTCCGCGCTGTTGCTTCTGCTGCTGCATGTGCTCATCGCTCGCCGCAAGGACCACCGGCTCCGCCGGGCCGCGCTGGGCATCGCGCTCGGAGCGGCCATCGTGCTCGGTTCACTCATCGCCTCCTTCAGCACCGTGCGTGGCAAGATCACCGAGACCTGGGCGGCGCTCCGGCAGACCGATCCCGACGCGGATGACAGCAGTTCCGCGCGGAGGCTGGTATGGCGTGCTGGAGCATCCCTCGTAGCCGAACATCCCTGGTGTGGCACCGGCACCGGCGATGTGAAGAATGAACTGGTGCGCTTGTACGCGGAGCGCGGATACCGCCACCCGCTGGAGAAACGGCTCAACGCCCATTCGCAATTCCTGCAGACCGCCGTGGCATTGGGGCTGCCTGCGGCGCTATGGTCGCTGTCGCTCCTCTTGGTACCGCTGTACCACGCCCGGCGGGACGGGCGCCACATCGCGGTGTTCCTCCTCCTGCTCGCGGCGCTCAACTGGAGTGTGGAGTCCATGCTGGAAGTGCAGGCAGGCGTGGTGTTCTTCACCTTGTTCGCCGCGCTGTTCGCCAGCCCATCGTCGCAGCGAAGTGGGCCGTTGCGCATCATCCTCCTCACCCAGTACTTCCCGCCCGAAACAGGCGCGCCGCAGAACCGGCTCCTCGCCATGGCGAAGGGCCTGCGGGACAGAGGCGCCGAGATCACCGTGCTCACAGCCATGCCAAACTACCCGGACATGCGCGTCCACCAAGGCTACCGCGGCCGTTTCACCCTGCGGGAGCACATCGATGGCCTGGACGTGCGGCGCGTGTGGCTCTTCGTTTCGCGGGGACGCGGACTCTTCGCCCGCCTGTTGAACTACTTCTCGTTCGTGGGCACCTCGATCGTCTACGGCCTGCTCAAACTTCGTCGTGCCGACATCCTGCTGGTGGAATCCCCGCCGCTTTTTCTGGGGATCGCGGCCATCTGCCTGGCCCGCGTGAAAGGCGCCCGGCTGGTCTTCAACGTCAGCGACCTATGGCCCGAAAGCGCCGTGAAGCTGGGCCTCGTGAAGAACCGTCTCGCCATCGCCGTGAGCACCTGGCTGGAGATGCGTTGCTACCGCGCCGCGGCGCTCATCACCGGGCAAACGCAGGGCATCGTGGCCGATATCCAGCGACGCTGTCCGGGCAAGGACGTCTTGTGGATCCCCAATGGGGTCGATCTGGACCAGATCGAGGGCGTCGATCCCGCAGGCGCGCGTGAGCGCCATGGCATCGCATCGGACGCCTACGTGGTGGCTTACACGGGCATCATCGGCCACGCGCAAGGGCTGGAGGTGGTGCTCCGCGCGGCGGAACGACTGAGGGACGCACCACGCGTACAATTCCTCCTGGTCGGAGATGGACCCGAACGTGTTTCCTTGAGCAGGCTGGCCGGATCGATGGGGCTGGACAATGTGCGCTTCATCGCCCCCCTGCCCCGCACGGACGCCCTGACCCTGGTGGCCGCGAGTGATGCCGCCGTGATACCCTTGCGCAAGGAGAAGCTCTTCGAGGGCGCCATACCGTCCAAGATCTTCGAGGCCCTGGCGCTGGGCAAGCCCATCCTGCTGGGCGTGGAAGGCGAGGCGAAGGACCTGTTCATCGATCAGGGACATGGCGGGCTGGCCTTTGTGCCGGAGGACGATGCCGCGTTGGCGGATGCCGTTCGACGGCTCCTTGAAGAGCCGACGCTTGGCGCGCGCCTGGGCTCCCAGGGAGCCTCCTTTGTGCGTGAACGGTTCGACAGAAGCAGGATCACGGACATCCTATGGGAACGTGTACGGGTGATGCCGCGATGA
- a CDS encoding NfeD family protein, producing MEFFQWHWWAAVAIILFIAEIFVPGFWLVSLGIGCIGGALASALGLSAEWQLVAFSAFAIVSFVTIRPLLMKRMWKGGGVRTNVDALVGQRGKVTQDFEPGLRLGRVAVGGDDWRAECITDKSLLVGDIVEVVRVESNTVIVRPVGS from the coding sequence ATGGAATTCTTCCAATGGCATTGGTGGGCGGCGGTGGCGATCATCCTCTTCATCGCCGAGATCTTCGTTCCGGGCTTCTGGCTCGTCAGCCTGGGCATCGGGTGCATAGGCGGGGCCCTGGCCTCCGCGCTTGGCCTCAGTGCTGAATGGCAACTGGTGGCTTTTTCCGCGTTCGCCATCGTCAGCTTCGTCACCATACGCCCGCTGCTGATGAAGCGCATGTGGAAGGGGGGCGGGGTGCGCACCAACGTGGATGCCCTTGTGGGCCAGCGCGGCAAGGTCACCCAGGATTTCGAACCGGGTCTTCGCCTGGGCCGCGTGGCCGTTGGGGGCGACGACTGGCGCGCGGAGTGCATCACGGACAAGTCCCTGCTGGTGGGCGATATCGTGGAAGTGGTCCGCGTGGAAAGCAACACCGTTATCGTCAGGCCTGTTGGAAGTTGA
- a CDS encoding DEAD/DEAH box helicase: protein MERTTFNDLGLIEPILKALQEEGYTHPTPIQEQAIPHLAKGRDLLGCAQTGTGKTAAFAIPILQELHANAPQSKRAIRTLILTPTRELAIQIGESFAAYGRHLKLRHTVIFGGVGQKPQTDALHRGVDIVVATPGRLLDLMQQGYVHLNGLEVFVLDEADRMLDMGFIHDVKKVIAKLPAKRQTLFFSATMPPEIAKLANSILTDPIKVEVAPPATTAETIDQHMYFVDRTDKNKLLVHLMEGDAIREALIFTRTKHGANKVAKVLLQAGIGAEAIHGNKSQTARQNALKNFKEGKIRALVATDIAARGIDIDGLSHVINFDIPNIPETYVHRIGRTGRAGAEGRALSFCDHEEKAYLRDITKLIKREIPVVGDHPYVMTGGPKRAEPEVREPRQPRGPGRGSRPQQQRQGQAGRREGGQGERRAGERDGARRSGSPAQKPRPQQARSQGPAKPREERRDDRRPARSSQPRDGRDRQRNDQRPREERPRQPQRQDPARPDYAAMTKELFGDVEKSGGKEQQDKKRKGFGLGRLFGK, encoded by the coding sequence ATGGAACGTACCACGTTCAACGACCTGGGGCTCATCGAGCCCATTCTGAAAGCCCTTCAAGAAGAAGGCTACACCCATCCCACGCCGATACAGGAGCAGGCCATTCCGCACCTGGCCAAGGGGCGCGACCTGCTGGGTTGTGCACAGACCGGCACCGGCAAAACGGCGGCCTTCGCCATTCCCATCCTGCAGGAACTGCATGCCAATGCGCCACAGAGCAAGCGCGCCATCCGCACGCTGATCCTCACGCCGACACGCGAACTGGCCATCCAGATCGGTGAGAGTTTCGCCGCCTATGGCCGCCACCTGAAGCTGCGCCACACGGTGATCTTCGGCGGCGTGGGCCAGAAGCCGCAGACCGACGCCCTGCACCGTGGGGTGGACATCGTGGTGGCCACACCCGGCCGCCTGCTGGACCTGATGCAACAGGGCTATGTGCACCTCAACGGCCTGGAGGTCTTCGTGCTGGACGAAGCCGACCGCATGCTGGACATGGGCTTCATCCACGACGTGAAGAAGGTCATCGCCAAGCTGCCCGCCAAGCGTCAGACCCTGTTCTTCAGCGCCACCATGCCACCTGAGATCGCCAAGCTGGCCAACAGCATCCTCACCGATCCCATCAAGGTGGAAGTGGCGCCCCCCGCCACCACCGCCGAGACGATCGACCAGCACATGTACTTCGTGGACCGCACGGACAAGAACAAACTGCTGGTCCACCTCATGGAGGGCGATGCCATCCGCGAGGCGCTGATCTTCACCCGCACCAAGCACGGCGCCAACAAGGTGGCCAAGGTGCTCCTGCAGGCCGGCATCGGCGCTGAGGCCATCCACGGGAACAAGAGCCAGACCGCCCGCCAGAACGCCTTGAAGAATTTCAAGGAAGGGAAGATCCGCGCGCTGGTGGCCACCGATATCGCGGCGCGAGGCATCGACATCGACGGCTTGTCGCACGTCATCAATTTCGACATCCCGAACATTCCGGAGACCTACGTGCACCGCATTGGCCGCACGGGCCGCGCGGGTGCCGAGGGCCGCGCGTTGAGTTTCTGTGACCACGAGGAAAAGGCCTACCTGCGCGACATCACCAAGCTGATCAAGCGCGAGATCCCCGTAGTGGGCGATCACCCCTACGTGATGACCGGTGGCCCGAAGCGGGCCGAACCCGAGGTCCGCGAACCGCGCCAACCGCGTGGTCCGGGCCGGGGGAGTCGTCCACAGCAGCAGCGCCAGGGCCAGGCTGGCAGGCGCGAAGGCGGACAGGGCGAACGGCGCGCTGGTGAGCGCGACGGTGCTCGGCGCAGCGGATCCCCTGCCCAGAAGCCTCGTCCGCAGCAAGCCCGGAGCCAAGGCCCCGCGAAGCCGCGTGAAGAACGGCGCGACGACCGTCGTCCGGCCCGTTCATCACAGCCGCGCGATGGCCGCGATCGCCAGCGCAACGACCAACGTCCGCGCGAGGAACGGCCACGCCAGCCCCAACGGCAGGACCCCGCCAGGCCCGACTACGCGGCCATGACCAAGGAACTCTTCGGAGACGTTGAAAAGAGTGGCGGCAAGGAGCAGCAGGACAAGAAGCGCAAGGGCTTCGGTCTTGGCCGCTTGTTCGGCAAATAG
- a CDS encoding SPFH/Band 7/PHB domain protein: MDSSFIVLLLLAFLVVFIVAKGLRIVQQSEAMVIERLGKFHKMLLPGINIIIPIVDKPREIIFRMSRELPDGNRFVQFTKKERIDLRETVYDFPKQNVITKDNVGTEINALLYYQVTDPVKAIYEIENLPQAIEKLTQTTLRNVIGELDLDETLTSRDTINAKLRNILDEASNKWGVKVNRVELQDINPPRDIREAMEKQMRAERDRRAQIIDAEGSKRAMILQAEGVQQKQINEAEGQKQAQILEAEGDAQARIRRAQGEAEAIRMVTEAIQGTKADPANYLIAMKYLETLSDMTSGQNNKVVYIPFEATGVLSSVGGIKDMLDAARKS; this comes from the coding sequence ATGGACAGCAGCTTTATCGTCCTCCTCCTCCTCGCCTTCCTGGTGGTCTTCATCGTGGCCAAGGGCCTGCGCATCGTGCAGCAGAGCGAAGCGATGGTCATCGAACGCCTGGGCAAGTTCCACAAGATGCTCCTGCCGGGCATCAACATCATCATCCCCATCGTGGACAAGCCCCGCGAGATCATCTTCCGCATGAGCCGCGAGCTGCCCGACGGCAACAGGTTCGTGCAGTTCACCAAGAAGGAGCGCATCGACCTGCGGGAAACGGTGTACGACTTCCCGAAGCAGAATGTGATCACCAAGGACAATGTGGGCACGGAGATCAACGCGCTGCTCTACTACCAGGTCACCGACCCGGTGAAGGCCATCTACGAGATCGAGAACCTGCCGCAGGCCATCGAGAAACTCACCCAGACCACGCTGCGGAACGTGATCGGCGAACTGGACCTGGACGAGACCCTCACCAGCCGGGACACCATCAACGCCAAACTGCGCAACATCCTGGACGAGGCCAGCAACAAATGGGGCGTAAAGGTGAACCGGGTGGAGTTGCAGGACATCAACCCGCCGCGCGACATCCGCGAGGCGATGGAGAAGCAGATGCGTGCCGAGCGCGACCGCCGGGCACAGATCATCGATGCCGAGGGCAGCAAGCGCGCCATGATCCTGCAGGCCGAGGGTGTGCAGCAGAAGCAGATCAACGAGGCCGAGGGCCAGAAGCAGGCGCAGATCCTGGAAGCCGAGGGCGACGCCCAGGCGCGGATCCGCCGGGCGCAAGGTGAAGCCGAAGCCATCCGCATGGTCACGGAAGCCATCCAGGGCACCAAGGCCGATCCCGCCAACTACCTCATCGCCATGAAGTACCTGGAAACGCTGAGCGACATGACCAGCGGCCAGAACAACAAGGTGGTCTACATTCCCTTCGAAGCCACGGGTGTGCTCAGCAGTGTGGGCGGCATCAAGGACATGCTGGACGCGGCGCGGAAGAGTTGA
- a CDS encoding phosphoribosylpyrophosphate synthetase, producing the protein MPAYDTLSQAVNDLQRRGYTDDLQLGGHCVVCGVKGRSLDPAEFHIDEFHRFEGDTNPEDQSIVYAISSELHDVKGLLISAYGMDASAMTQEMVRKLATH; encoded by the coding sequence ATGCCCGCCTACGACACCCTTTCCCAGGCCGTGAACGATCTGCAACGCAGAGGCTACACGGATGACCTGCAGCTTGGTGGCCATTGCGTGGTGTGTGGCGTGAAGGGCAGGAGCCTGGACCCCGCCGAGTTCCACATCGATGAGTTCCATCGCTTCGAGGGCGATACCAACCCCGAGGACCAAAGCATCGTGTACGCCATCAGTTCAGAGCTGCACGATGTGAAGGGCCTTCTGATCAGCGCGTATGGTATGGATGCGAGCGCGATGACGCAGGAGATGGTGCGCAAGCTGGCCACGCATTGA
- a CDS encoding oligosaccharide flippase family protein → MANGGVSFKRGMATLLGGTALAQVIPLLAAPLLTRLYTPEQFGALAILLAVANPFSLLICGRYELTVVLPREDTRANTLAHLALVLAVIVSTVLAVALRMFREPLAAWLGGGVALVPIALAPVLILLMGAFQPLNNWLIRKQAFGAMSVNKMTQTTGITLVSLALGWWAHAHGLMIGYIAGWAAYFAVGAMQARWKGFHFRPMAMGDMRAAAAEYRSFPLYNALPAVLHTATLSIPVFFLSRVFDEEVTGQFNLCRQTIFLPVTFIATSFMQVYMQRASGTVAQGLAVMPTLLKGLRALAWPAIALVVVLVAGGPWLFTLVFGGPWAEAGTYARILALPIALQFVVMPLTPLLPALHRIGGYSAWQVAYFLAVLALGVAAYALPMHYLIALAAVESLCFIVLGAFILRSAMRHDAALHAHGV, encoded by the coding sequence ATGGCCAACGGCGGGGTCTCCTTCAAGCGCGGCATGGCCACCCTGTTGGGCGGTACCGCGCTCGCGCAGGTCATCCCCTTGCTCGCCGCGCCGCTGCTCACACGCCTCTACACCCCTGAGCAGTTCGGCGCCCTGGCCATCCTGCTGGCCGTGGCCAACCCCTTCAGCCTGCTGATCTGTGGCCGCTACGAACTCACCGTGGTGCTGCCCCGCGAGGACACCCGCGCCAACACCCTCGCACACCTGGCGCTCGTGCTCGCGGTGATCGTATCGACCGTACTGGCCGTCGCCCTGCGAATGTTCCGCGAACCGCTCGCCGCATGGCTCGGCGGTGGGGTCGCGCTGGTCCCGATCGCCCTGGCCCCGGTGCTCATCCTCTTGATGGGCGCCTTCCAGCCACTCAACAACTGGCTGATCCGCAAGCAGGCCTTCGGCGCCATGAGCGTGAACAAGATGACGCAGACCACGGGCATCACGCTGGTATCGCTGGCGCTGGGCTGGTGGGCGCATGCGCATGGCCTGATGATCGGCTACATCGCGGGCTGGGCGGCCTACTTCGCCGTAGGCGCGATGCAGGCGCGGTGGAAGGGTTTCCACTTCCGGCCCATGGCCATGGGCGATATGCGCGCCGCAGCGGCCGAATACCGGAGCTTCCCGCTTTACAACGCGCTGCCCGCCGTGCTCCACACCGCCACGCTCAGCATTCCGGTCTTCTTCCTGAGCCGCGTTTTCGATGAAGAGGTCACCGGCCAGTTCAACCTTTGCCGGCAGACGATCTTCCTACCCGTCACCTTCATCGCCACGAGCTTCATGCAGGTGTACATGCAACGCGCCAGTGGCACCGTGGCCCAAGGCCTTGCCGTGATGCCCACCCTGCTGAAAGGCTTGCGTGCCCTCGCCTGGCCCGCGATCGCGCTGGTGGTGGTTCTCGTGGCCGGCGGGCCATGGCTCTTCACGCTGGTCTTCGGCGGACCCTGGGCCGAAGCCGGGACGTACGCGCGCATCCTGGCGCTGCCGATCGCCCTCCAATTCGTGGTGATGCCGCTCACGCCCCTGCTGCCCGCGCTCCACCGGATCGGTGGATACAGCGCGTGGCAGGTCGCGTATTTCCTCGCTGTGCTCGCGCTGGGCGTGGCGGCCTATGCGCTGCCCATGCATTACCTCATCGCATTGGCGGCGGTCGAGTCGCTCTGCTTCATCGTCCTCGGGGCGTTCATCCTGAGATCCGCCATGCGCCACGACGCGGCGTTGCATGCCCATGGAGTCTGA